From the Verrucomicrobiia bacterium genome, one window contains:
- a CDS encoding toxin TcdB middle/N-terminal domain-containing protein, whose protein sequence is MQRILLVLWLTGACALAQTTRTGENTGGDASQKAPAPAPSGQLNFQTDLFTGRFGYQVPLELAPGRHGSQPSLALYYNSASDNGWCGVGWDLDLGYIQRETKRGVPVAWTNGAPLTAYDDAKGFVFSLNGQAASLVRLTNNEYRAEIEGGFLRFQLLTNLNQWQVTDKSGNAYYFGSTNNSRMSNAKSGWSSNAWTGTYRWALARVESVLGDTADYAYTNVAGTLYPLNISYNGHTGGLANTNTVDFILGPRSDVKVSYLSGYRVELNRRLDAMVHKAAGQLVWSNRLSYAQSTNTTRTLLKSVTRFGTNLTASLPPVSFAYSVQNFGFQPLTYWTNLNLPSGGDPTLYYKVSASDGSAHQVADTLDMDGDGLPDRVLVPTLPPYTNFWVQHNNGGGFDNPVSFGPLSIQTYTDQINNLTTANNLDWDALNGSFQRLLDLNGDSLPDRVMDPLESLSSGAGAPYSYPYTNLVVQLNNSTNWLSVSSTRWTNVVFTNLVPGSGTMTWRSVENGNDVLMLDLNGDGLPDRVLARQFAPFTNYLVQFNTGAGFTTTNIWGPLTYDNSAGSLGKTLNSAALRLLDLNGDGLPDRVMYVTNSGGGFATTNTSYVVEFNNGAGFEPPVYWGGLITSYYNGYYTHYPEQAAINDHDERVYRDINGDGLPDRLFRYWQIIGGSEGVTNWLVQINTGTNFAYPVIYGPYFSQTYGSTDIEGPGARLLDINGDGIPDHVMEDYQLGVYNRLAVELGKGPLPDLLSVVSNGIGGVINVAWKPSTQSDNRETNSVTSRQLLPFPLYTVASVSVSDGLNASNTTSYAYEGGYWNAARREFNGFARVSVTDPLGLTNVQWFHQSGGRNNAAFGEYEDSAASLAKRGMPFRSETWGSDGKLYALTLNKVEDADLGYGSHFAFVSQTLDLDYPGSTNNYRAAAQQFAYDLASGNLTNQVHFGEVSSVNAATETFTDVGSDAVYQFTTFAALANPDIRDKPSRTWLATDAAGTAILRESQFDYDGDTGSLTQQRDRICEGSFTTNSYGYNSYGNPMAATNEAGIVTTTVYDSGTQTFPVSQTAGGTFTSTMSYDPRSGQLLNATDAKGLATANAYDAFLRPAETDVSTTPNGPANQWIARYDYRLGLAGGVSTNSIRVRKVDDVDATNGHESWTYFDGLGRTIQAREEAETNGFRVVSTVYDPRGAVRFETLPYFSSGTNFTKPSGTLIGTLRRYDAAARLTNVTAAVNGTFSSGLLTSTNLTGGDATSSPVGSLVLAYQDGTDPWVRVRTDEEGKVKQFKLDAYGRTNQIVEVTSGGNYTTTFGFDLAGSLTNITDQANNKIEYAYNDLGQLVALADPDLGVWQYRRDYAGRLREQEDAKGQLVRFNYNDPLGRLSSREVYARGGAFQYGVTNTYDSNLGDGGYTVYAGQLFRTVDAEGWTKFSYDIRDRVLKSVRYLTKNGQSYTNLMSYDNADRATGLVYPNGGPTITNLFDAGGNLSQVKQVGGSNTVFWTARGFNALGQSLGANFGNGVSTTNDYYANSKRLKRVFTYKGATKQQDLTYTFDKVSNLKGITDAVYTNTAAASLSSLVYDDLHRLTSLTRPAVSQTINFSFDAIGNLTVNGEAGAGTYNYGTRLPHAVKSANGVNYAYDANGNLLVRGTQRLDYDAENRLQFVLTTTLTNTFGYAGDGTRLWKQNATNLQVWIGNNYEEKNGQVLFHILAGGQTVCTFDQTGTNVFEYYHADHLRSTSVLTDRNGNRIQHHEYSAFGRDRFTESTTAFPISKRYTSQVLDEDTGLYYYGARYYDPQLARFIQPDTVIPDLSNPQSFNRYSYALNNPLKYTDPSGHAPQLTSLIYDQRTGGVQGAYVNEKFGDSIRAAKSKPLDKPTLVMAREVLQAAADASYDPSMSAGETVRLYTMGVSLTILGVTDLVPDGKTLSKPVTQLATKEVEHIVEKQVAKGVAEEAGEGFLKRGPKVGLEGPHNIKIKEVADKLEADGNIIIGGGKREGLPEAVIKTPGGYKQTRRPDILYETPSGSRQGVNVGKTKADRTPVTREVKALDDLNNRGGLPTTFVPYDK, encoded by the coding sequence ATGCAACGTATTCTTTTGGTTCTTTGGCTGACGGGAGCGTGCGCCTTGGCGCAGACGACCCGCACGGGTGAAAATACGGGCGGCGATGCCTCACAAAAGGCACCGGCACCGGCTCCCTCGGGGCAGCTTAATTTTCAAACCGATTTGTTCACGGGCCGTTTTGGGTATCAGGTGCCGCTGGAACTGGCTCCGGGTCGGCATGGCAGCCAGCCGTCGCTGGCCTTGTATTACAACAGCGCGTCCGACAACGGCTGGTGCGGCGTGGGCTGGGATTTGGATTTGGGCTACATCCAGCGCGAAACCAAGCGCGGTGTGCCGGTGGCCTGGACCAACGGCGCGCCACTCACGGCGTATGACGATGCGAAGGGCTTTGTGTTTTCGCTGAACGGGCAGGCGGCGTCATTGGTCCGGTTGACGAACAACGAATACCGGGCGGAGATCGAGGGCGGGTTCCTGCGGTTTCAACTCCTGACGAATTTGAACCAGTGGCAGGTGACCGACAAGAGCGGGAATGCCTACTACTTCGGCTCGACGAACAACAGCCGGATGAGCAACGCCAAGAGCGGGTGGTCTTCCAACGCGTGGACGGGCACCTACCGCTGGGCGCTGGCCCGGGTGGAAAGCGTGCTGGGCGACACTGCGGACTACGCCTACACCAACGTTGCCGGCACGCTGTATCCGCTGAACATCAGCTACAACGGTCACACCGGTGGGTTGGCCAATACGAACACCGTGGATTTCATCCTCGGCCCGCGCAGCGACGTGAAGGTGAGCTACCTGTCCGGCTACCGGGTGGAACTGAACCGCCGGTTGGATGCGATGGTTCACAAGGCGGCGGGGCAGCTCGTGTGGAGCAACCGCCTCAGCTACGCGCAGTCCACCAACACGACGCGCACTCTCCTCAAATCCGTCACGCGCTTCGGCACAAACCTCACTGCGAGCCTTCCGCCCGTTTCGTTCGCCTACTCGGTGCAAAATTTTGGTTTCCAGCCCCTGACGTATTGGACCAACCTGAATCTGCCCTCGGGCGGTGATCCCACCCTCTACTACAAAGTGTCCGCCTCCGACGGGAGCGCGCACCAGGTTGCGGACACGCTGGACATGGACGGCGACGGCCTGCCGGACCGGGTGCTGGTGCCGACCCTGCCGCCCTACACCAACTTTTGGGTGCAGCACAACAACGGGGGCGGGTTTGACAATCCGGTCTCCTTCGGCCCGTTGAGCATCCAGACCTACACCGACCAGATCAACAATCTCACGACCGCCAACAACCTGGATTGGGACGCGCTGAACGGTTCATTTCAGCGGCTGCTCGACCTCAACGGTGACAGCCTGCCGGACCGCGTGATGGACCCGCTGGAATCGCTCTCGTCTGGCGCGGGGGCGCCGTATTCATATCCCTACACCAACCTGGTGGTGCAACTGAACAACAGCACCAACTGGCTGTCCGTCTCGTCCACCCGCTGGACGAATGTGGTGTTCACCAACCTGGTGCCGGGGTCTGGCACCATGACCTGGCGTTCGGTGGAAAACGGCAACGACGTGCTGATGCTGGACCTGAACGGCGACGGGCTGCCGGACCGGGTGTTGGCGCGGCAATTTGCGCCGTTCACAAACTATCTGGTGCAGTTCAACACCGGCGCAGGCTTTACCACTACCAACATCTGGGGGCCGCTCACGTATGACAATTCTGCGGGTTCCCTTGGAAAGACGCTGAATTCCGCCGCGTTAAGGTTGCTCGACCTCAACGGCGATGGCCTGCCGGACCGGGTCATGTATGTGACCAACTCGGGCGGAGGTTTTGCAACAACCAACACCAGTTATGTTGTGGAATTCAACAACGGCGCCGGCTTTGAGCCGCCGGTGTATTGGGGCGGCTTGATCACGAGCTACTACAACGGTTACTACACTCACTACCCAGAGCAGGCCGCAATCAACGACCACGACGAGCGCGTCTATCGCGACATCAATGGCGATGGCTTGCCGGATCGGCTCTTTCGTTACTGGCAAATCATCGGTGGGAGCGAAGGAGTCACGAATTGGCTGGTGCAAATCAACACCGGCACCAACTTCGCTTACCCGGTGATTTATGGGCCTTACTTCAGCCAGACCTACGGCTCGACGGACATCGAGGGCCCGGGCGCCCGGCTCCTGGACATCAACGGCGATGGCATTCCGGACCACGTGATGGAGGACTACCAGCTGGGGGTTTACAACCGGCTGGCCGTGGAGCTGGGCAAAGGTCCGCTGCCGGATTTGTTGAGCGTGGTGAGCAATGGCATCGGTGGCGTCATCAACGTGGCCTGGAAACCCTCCACCCAATCCGACAACCGCGAAACCAACAGCGTCACCAGCCGCCAGTTGCTGCCGTTCCCGCTTTACACCGTGGCCAGCGTGTCGGTGTCGGACGGCCTCAACGCCAGCAACACGACGAGCTACGCCTACGAAGGCGGCTATTGGAACGCCGCCCGGCGCGAGTTCAACGGCTTCGCCCGGGTCAGCGTCACCGATCCGCTGGGCCTGACCAACGTGCAATGGTTCCACCAGTCGGGTGGGCGGAACAACGCTGCATTCGGCGAATACGAGGACAGCGCGGCCAGCCTCGCCAAGCGGGGCATGCCGTTCCGCAGCGAGACGTGGGGCAGCGATGGCAAGCTGTATGCCCTCACGCTGAACAAGGTCGAGGACGCTGACCTCGGTTACGGCAGTCACTTCGCCTTCGTCAGTCAGACGCTGGATCTTGATTACCCGGGCAGCACCAACAACTACCGCGCCGCCGCGCAACAGTTCGCCTACGACCTGGCCAGCGGCAATCTGACGAACCAAGTTCACTTTGGCGAAGTCAGCAGTGTGAATGCGGCGACGGAAACCTTCACCGACGTGGGCAGCGACGCGGTGTATCAGTTCACCACCTTTGCCGCGCTGGCGAACCCGGACATCCGCGACAAACCGTCGCGCACGTGGCTGGCAACGGATGCGGCGGGAACCGCCATCCTGCGGGAATCGCAGTTCGATTACGATGGTGATACGGGCAGCCTCACGCAACAGCGCGACCGCATCTGTGAGGGTTCCTTCACCACCAACAGCTACGGTTACAACAGCTATGGCAACCCGATGGCGGCGACCAACGAGGCGGGCATCGTCACCACGACGGTTTACGACAGCGGCACGCAGACCTTCCCCGTTTCCCAAACGGCGGGCGGCACGTTCACGAGCACGATGAGTTATGATCCCCGCTCGGGCCAGTTGCTCAACGCCACGGATGCCAAAGGCCTGGCAACGGCCAACGCCTACGATGCCTTTCTGCGCCCGGCCGAGACGGATGTTTCCACCACGCCCAACGGCCCAGCCAACCAATGGATCGCCCGTTACGATTACCGGCTGGGTTTGGCTGGCGGGGTCTCCACCAACTCCATCCGGGTGCGCAAGGTGGACGATGTGGATGCCACGAACGGCCACGAATCGTGGACCTACTTCGATGGCCTGGGCCGGACCATCCAGGCACGGGAAGAAGCCGAAACCAACGGCTTCCGGGTGGTCAGCACGGTGTATGACCCACGTGGCGCGGTGCGCTTCGAGACGCTGCCCTACTTCAGCAGCGGCACCAACTTTACGAAACCCAGCGGCACGTTGATCGGCACGTTGCGCCGTTACGATGCGGCCGCCCGGCTGACCAACGTCACGGCGGCGGTCAACGGCACGTTCAGTTCCGGCCTGCTCACCAGCACCAACCTGACCGGCGGCGACGCCACTTCCTCTCCGGTCGGCTCGCTGGTGTTGGCCTATCAGGATGGCACCGACCCGTGGGTGAGGGTCCGCACCGACGAGGAAGGGAAGGTGAAGCAGTTCAAGCTGGACGCCTACGGGCGCACCAACCAAATCGTGGAAGTCACCAGCGGTGGCAACTACACCACCACATTCGGCTTCGACTTGGCGGGTTCGCTCACGAACATCACCGACCAGGCGAACAACAAGATTGAATACGCCTACAACGACCTCGGCCAGTTGGTCGCGCTGGCGGACCCGGACCTGGGCGTGTGGCAATACCGCCGCGATTATGCCGGCCGGTTGCGCGAGCAGGAAGATGCCAAGGGGCAGTTGGTGCGGTTCAATTACAACGATCCGCTGGGCCGGCTGAGCAGTCGTGAGGTGTATGCCCGGGGCGGCGCGTTCCAGTATGGCGTCACCAACACCTACGACAGCAACCTGGGCGATGGCGGTTACACGGTCTATGCGGGCCAGCTTTTCCGCACCGTGGATGCCGAGGGCTGGACGAAGTTCAGCTACGATATTCGTGACCGCGTGCTCAAGTCGGTGCGCTACCTCACGAAGAACGGCCAGAGCTACACCAACTTGATGAGTTATGACAACGCCGACCGCGCCACCGGCCTGGTCTATCCCAACGGCGGCCCGACCATCACGAACCTGTTCGACGCCGGCGGCAACCTCTCACAGGTAAAGCAGGTCGGCGGGAGCAACACGGTGTTCTGGACGGCCCGGGGGTTCAACGCGCTCGGCCAGTCGCTCGGCGCGAACTTCGGCAACGGGGTCAGCACGACCAACGATTACTACGCCAACTCGAAACGGTTGAAACGCGTCTTCACCTACAAGGGCGCGACCAAGCAGCAGGATTTGACCTACACGTTTGACAAAGTCTCCAATCTCAAGGGCATCACCGATGCAGTCTATACCAACACCGCCGCCGCCAGCTTGAGCAGCCTGGTCTATGACGACCTGCACCGCCTCACGTCCCTCACGCGCCCGGCGGTCAGTCAGACGATCAACTTCAGCTTCGACGCCATCGGCAACCTGACGGTGAACGGGGAGGCGGGAGCAGGCACCTACAATTACGGCACACGATTGCCGCACGCGGTGAAAAGCGCCAACGGCGTGAACTATGCCTACGATGCCAACGGCAACCTGCTGGTGCGCGGCACGCAGCGGCTGGACTACGACGCCGAGAACCGGCTGCAGTTTGTGCTGACCACGACCTTGACGAACACCTTCGGCTACGCAGGCGACGGCACTCGCCTCTGGAAACAGAACGCCACGAACCTCCAAGTCTGGATCGGCAATAATTACGAAGAAAAGAACGGGCAGGTGCTGTTCCACATCCTCGCCGGCGGGCAGACCGTCTGCACCTTTGACCAAACCGGCACGAACGTCTTCGAGTATTACCACGCCGACCATCTGCGCTCGACCTCCGTGCTGACCGACCGGAACGGCAACCGGATACAACATCACGAGTATTCTGCATTTGGGCGTGACCGCTTCACGGAAAGCACAACGGCATTCCCAATTTCCAAGCGTTACACCAGCCAAGTGCTGGATGAGGACACCGGCCTCTACTACTACGGTGCGCGCTACTACGACCCGCAACTGGCCCGCTTCATCCAGCCCGACACGGTGATCCCTGACCTCAGCAATCCGCAAAGCTTCAACCGTTACAGCTACGCGCTGAACAACCCGCTGAAATACACGGACCCCAGCGGGCACGCGCCGCAGTTGACGAGCCTGATTTACGACCAGCGCACAGGTGGTGTTCAAGGTGCCTATGTGAATGAAAAGTTTGGCGACAGCATCCGGGCGGCAAAATCCAAACCGCTCGACAAGCCGACGCTGGTGATGGCGCGCGAAGTCTTGCAGGCGGCGGCGGACGCCAGCTACGACCCGAGCATGAGCGCGGGGGAAACCGTCCGGCTCTACACAATGGGCGTGTCGCTGACGATTTTGGGCGTGACAGACCTGGTGCCGGACGGCAAAACCTTGTCGAAGCCCGTCACCCAGCTGGCAACCAAGGAAGTCGAGCATATCGTCGAGAAGCAGGTCGCGAAGGGTGTGGCCGAGGAAGCGGGAGAAGGATTTCTGAAGCGAGGGCCAAAAGTTGGCTTGGAAGGACCGCATAACATAAAGATCAAGGAAGTAGCAGATAAGCTGGAAGCAGATGGCAATATAATAATTGGTGGCGGTAAACGCGAGGGGCTTCCAGAAGCAGTCATCAAAACACCAGGTGGCTACAAGCAAACTCGCCGTCCTGATATATTGTATGAAACACCCAGCGGCAGCCGACAAGGCGTCAATGTTGGAAAGACTAAAGCCGACAGGACTCCTGTAACGCGAGAGGTCAAGGCTCTTGACGACCTTAATAATCGTGGCGGTTTGCCCACAACGTTCGTCCCTTACGACAAGTAG
- a CDS encoding LamG-like jellyroll fold domain-containing protein, protein MVILLSLFPGLLRGQEPPPLDGGWSFPTNLNSWSFADTNTWESDLGDTPLSFTNLESTLLGNVFGSYSLWLDSSNPAWLRYRVQEGDGTTNLTVAVGTVSLWFAPNWASATTNQNGSGPGEWGRLIEVGAYTTNASYGWWSLYLDSGGTNLYFGAQTNSGDGAMTAYLSAPIDWATNEWHNLTLTYSATNTALYLDGELAASGAGVTVFPGPEVLTNGFGIGSDPDGLAQAHGVFDDLYTYDFPLDAGTAAATYNYLRPNYAINIFNVMAAIGSAPTVPPGPTVFNAISGPGYLQWAGNAPSCVTSSDVWLTNVTASLSGSGTNQTTTTTFEIAGGGDGLVYDVFATAALGPSDPAYGWAWLGQGYHCNVYTMTNLPPFSACLILGTGRDSDFDGLSDAYEKLVSQTDPYNADSDGDGLSDYYEVIAGLSPLTANSVPSLSAIAIPCCPVP, encoded by the coding sequence ATGGTGATTCTCCTGAGCCTGTTTCCCGGGCTGTTGCGCGGGCAGGAGCCGCCGCCGTTGGACGGGGGCTGGTCGTTTCCCACGAACCTCAATTCCTGGTCGTTCGCCGACACGAACACGTGGGAGAGTGATCTGGGTGACACGCCACTGTCCTTTACCAACCTTGAAAGCACCCTCCTGGGCAATGTGTTTGGGAGCTATTCGCTGTGGCTCGACAGTTCCAACCCAGCGTGGCTGCGTTACCGCGTGCAGGAGGGCGACGGCACGACCAACCTGACGGTGGCTGTGGGAACGGTATCGCTGTGGTTCGCGCCAAACTGGGCCTCGGCCACGACGAACCAGAATGGCAGCGGCCCGGGGGAATGGGGCCGGCTGATCGAAGTCGGGGCCTACACCACCAACGCCAGCTACGGCTGGTGGAGTCTCTATCTGGACAGCGGCGGCACGAATCTTTACTTCGGGGCACAGACCAACAGTGGCGATGGCGCAATGACCGCCTACCTCTCGGCCCCGATTGATTGGGCGACCAACGAGTGGCACAACCTCACGCTGACCTATTCCGCCACGAACACGGCCTTGTATCTGGACGGTGAACTGGCGGCCAGCGGAGCCGGGGTGACGGTGTTCCCGGGACCAGAAGTGCTGACCAACGGTTTTGGGATTGGCAGCGACCCCGACGGTTTGGCGCAGGCGCACGGCGTGTTTGATGATCTTTACACCTACGATTTCCCGCTGGACGCCGGGACGGCGGCGGCGACTTACAACTACCTCCGTCCAAATTACGCGATCAACATCTTCAACGTCATGGCCGCGATTGGGTCGGCGCCGACCGTTCCGCCCGGGCCGACGGTGTTCAATGCCATCAGCGGGCCGGGTTATCTGCAATGGGCGGGCAACGCGCCCAGTTGTGTCACCAGCAGCGATGTGTGGCTGACCAACGTGACGGCATCCTTGAGCGGCAGCGGGACCAACCAGACGACGACCACCACCTTTGAAATTGCCGGCGGCGGTGACGGGCTGGTGTATGACGTGTTCGCCACGGCGGCGCTCGGGCCCTCCGACCCGGCCTACGGCTGGGCATGGCTGGGGCAGGGCTATCATTGCAACGTCTACACCATGACCAACCTGCCGCCCTTTTCGGCCTGCCTGATTTTGGGAACTGGACGCGACAGCGACTTCGACGGGCTTAGCGACGCCTACGAAAAGCTCGTTTCCCAGACCGATCCCTACAACGCCGACAGCGACGGCGACGGGCTGTCGGATTATTACGAAGTCATTGCCGGCCTGTCGCCGTTGACGGCCAATTCGGTCCCCTCGCTCAGTGCGATTGCGATCCCGTGCTGTCCGGTGCCGTAA
- a CDS encoding helix-turn-helix transcriptional regulator — MPETKYASSLLKELGSNIRRKRTSKGITQQELAELADLNIRNIQRIEAGQIDIIFSTFARIKKSLDCSWEDLIPRDWH, encoded by the coding sequence GTGCCAGAAACCAAATACGCCTCGTCGCTCTTAAAAGAGTTAGGCAGCAACATTCGTCGGAAACGAACGTCAAAGGGTATCACTCAACAAGAACTCGCCGAACTGGCCGATCTGAACATCCGAAACATCCAGCGCATTGAAGCGGGGCAGATAGACATAATTTTCAGCACGTTCGCCCGAATCAAAAAGTCGCTAGACTGTTCTTGGGAAGATTTAATCCCACGCGACTGGCATTAG
- a CDS encoding response regulator, whose amino-acid sequence MSFLGQNKVQRILVVDDNATIHDDIRKILCPLTDDGDLAAAELKLFGDPAAPPVQLGVFQIDSAYQGQEGLERVEAALAAGQPYAMAFVDVRMPPGWDGIETIRHLWGRSPDLQVVICTAYSDHEWEDIVRSLGHSDNFVILKKPFDNIEVLQLAHAMTKKWTVTQQANLRLAELNRMVAEQTARLVASNEQLRAEVRRREQTEMELRGSEHRFEMAFKASAIPMAIMHAATQTYLEVNESFTRLTALSRDEVVGHSAAELGLLARPEDSERAMDLLRRRGQVRDFPLRIQPRGGELRETLASIEPVVLGEETCLLVAMQDVTEQRKLELQLRQSQKMDAIGQLAAGVAHDFNNLLTIIHGHASLMMGRVTPDQPFVHSLTQVKMAADRAATLTRQLLAFSRKQVIQPRPICLNGTIERLQAMLKRLLGETIRLEYDCAPGLPAVFADENSIDQIIINLAVNARDAMPQGGQLVITTREVFLGPEAAQTHPDARPGRFVQMSVADNGCGMDTVVLSRIFEPFYTTKAPGKGTGLGLSTVYGIIKQHEGWVNVESRPGHGTTFHVLLEATDKPAVRIEETLMLPLEGGSPKSKETVLVVEDEPVLREFITTLLQDQGYDVLQAGDGPEALKVANAAPRKIDLLLTDMVMPNGMSGASLARQLVTPTNDLKVLYTSGYSQELMENANKLVVGVNFLPKPFDVSKLLKAVRSCLDHDRATPVVQTGAAR is encoded by the coding sequence ATGTCGTTTTTGGGTCAAAACAAGGTGCAGCGAATCCTCGTCGTGGACGACAATGCGACCATTCACGACGACATCCGCAAGATTCTGTGCCCGCTTACCGACGACGGGGATCTGGCGGCGGCGGAGCTGAAGTTGTTTGGCGACCCGGCGGCGCCGCCGGTCCAACTGGGCGTGTTCCAGATCGATTCCGCCTACCAGGGCCAGGAGGGCTTGGAACGGGTGGAGGCGGCGCTCGCGGCGGGGCAGCCTTACGCGATGGCGTTCGTGGACGTGCGCATGCCCCCGGGCTGGGACGGCATCGAGACCATCCGGCATCTGTGGGGCCGCAGCCCGGATTTGCAGGTGGTCATCTGCACGGCCTACTCGGACCATGAATGGGAGGACATCGTCCGCAGCCTCGGGCATTCGGATAATTTCGTCATTCTGAAGAAGCCCTTTGACAACATCGAGGTGCTGCAACTGGCACACGCGATGACGAAGAAATGGACCGTCACGCAGCAGGCCAATCTGCGGCTCGCCGAACTGAACCGGATGGTGGCGGAACAAACCGCCCGGCTCGTGGCCTCCAACGAGCAGTTGCGCGCGGAGGTCCGGCGCCGGGAACAGACGGAAATGGAGCTGCGCGGCTCCGAGCATCGCTTCGAAATGGCCTTCAAGGCTTCCGCCATTCCGATGGCCATCATGCACGCGGCGACGCAGACCTACCTCGAAGTCAATGAGAGCTTCACCCGACTGACGGCCTTGAGCCGCGACGAGGTGGTGGGGCATTCCGCGGCCGAGCTGGGACTGCTCGCGCGTCCCGAGGACAGTGAGCGGGCGATGGACCTGCTGCGGCGCCGGGGCCAGGTGCGGGATTTTCCCCTGCGCATCCAGCCGCGCGGCGGCGAACTGCGGGAAACGCTGGCCTCCATCGAACCGGTGGTGCTGGGGGAGGAAACCTGCCTGCTGGTGGCGATGCAGGACGTCACCGAACAACGCAAGCTTGAACTCCAGTTGCGGCAATCGCAGAAGATGGATGCCATCGGGCAGCTCGCGGCCGGTGTGGCCCACGACTTCAACAATCTGCTGACCATCATTCACGGGCACGCCAGCCTGATGATGGGGCGTGTCACGCCGGACCAGCCGTTTGTGCATTCGCTCACGCAGGTCAAGATGGCCGCCGATCGCGCGGCGACATTGACGCGACAGCTGCTGGCGTTCAGCCGCAAGCAGGTCATTCAGCCGCGGCCGATTTGTCTGAACGGCACGATCGAGCGGCTGCAGGCGATGCTCAAGCGGCTGCTGGGCGAGACCATCCGGTTGGAATACGATTGCGCGCCGGGTCTGCCCGCCGTGTTCGCGGACGAGAACAGCATCGACCAAATCATCATCAACCTGGCGGTCAACGCGCGCGACGCGATGCCGCAGGGCGGCCAGCTCGTCATCACCACGCGGGAAGTGTTTCTGGGACCGGAAGCCGCGCAAACGCACCCGGACGCGCGGCCCGGCCGGTTCGTGCAGATGAGCGTGGCGGACAACGGCTGCGGCATGGACACCGTGGTGTTGTCGCGCATCTTCGAGCCGTTTTACACGACCAAGGCGCCGGGCAAGGGCACGGGGCTCGGCCTCTCCACGGTGTATGGCATCATCAAGCAGCACGAGGGCTGGGTGAATGTGGAATCGCGGCCGGGGCACGGCACGACCTTCCACGTCCTGCTGGAAGCCACCGACAAGCCCGCGGTCCGCATCGAGGAAACGCTCATGCTGCCCCTGGAGGGCGGTTCCCCGAAATCGAAGGAAACGGTTTTGGTGGTCGAGGACGAACCGGTGTTGCGCGAGTTCATCACCACGCTGTTGCAGGATCAGGGCTACGACGTGTTGCAGGCGGGCGATGGTCCCGAGGCGCTCAAGGTGGCCAACGCGGCGCCGCGCAAGATTGATCTCCTGCTCACCGACATGGTGATGCCGAACGGCATGAGCGGCGCGAGCCTGGCCAGACAATTGGTGACGCCCACCAACGATTTGAAGGTGCTCTACACGAGTGGTTACAGCCAGGAGCTGATGGAGAACGCCAACAAGCTGGTTGTCGGCGTCAATTTCCTGCCCAAGCCGTTTGACGTGTCGAAGCTGTTGAAAGCGGTCCGCAGCTGTCTGGATCATGACCGGGCCACGCCGGTCGTGCAAACCGGCGCGGCGCGGTGA